In Bacteroidota bacterium, the following proteins share a genomic window:
- a CDS encoding LysM peptidoglycan-binding domain-containing protein, whose protein sequence is MLNSFQHLAFSQTELKDSSGIIFSDDPIASMLDSLSHLKIFEKTALQIHPNKYHFPLDSVPNYSDSVYAMRLAKLDAESPFYLIYNNAVRSYIELYAVRKRGLVERVLGMSQLYFPMIEEILDKHKMPLELKYLAIVESALNPSARSRCGAMGLWQFMYGTGKIQGLKISSYMDERCDPYKSTEAACEYLQFLYDMFGDWQMVLAAYNSGPGNVSKAIRRSGGKTTYWEIRPYLPRETQGYVPAFIAVNYVMTHAEEHNLYPAMPRLTAADVDTLNIKQELSFQQISRILDIPVEDIQYLNPCYKRCTVPSSEGECYSLCLPITKIGMFIANEDKIYEYAKKDSLMQTLAIQQIVKTYVVRKGETMSRVARKFGCTPEDIQAWNHLRYPKLHSGQALTIYIPVKGNSSVASVKTTSAENSSAAKKVETKTSADTTSVAASANQKFRIVTVRKGDSLWNIAQENGVTLEQLKQWNNIPEGKIIPGQKLKILSSQ, encoded by the coding sequence ATGTTGAACTCGTTTCAGCATCTGGCGTTTTCACAAACTGAACTGAAAGATTCTTCCGGAATTATTTTTTCTGACGACCCTATTGCTTCCATGCTCGATAGTTTATCTCATCTGAAAATTTTTGAGAAGACCGCTTTACAAATTCATCCGAATAAATATCATTTCCCGCTCGATTCCGTTCCCAATTATTCTGATTCCGTTTATGCAATGCGCCTCGCAAAATTAGATGCTGAATCTCCGTTCTATTTAATTTACAACAACGCGGTGCGCAGTTACATTGAATTGTACGCAGTGCGAAAGCGCGGTTTGGTGGAACGCGTGCTCGGAATGTCGCAACTTTATTTTCCGATGATAGAAGAAATTCTCGACAAACATAAAATGCCGCTCGAGTTAAAATATCTTGCCATTGTGGAATCTGCTTTGAATCCTTCCGCACGTTCGCGCTGCGGAGCCATGGGGCTCTGGCAATTTATGTACGGCACCGGAAAAATTCAGGGATTAAAAATTTCTTCCTATATGGATGAACGATGCGACCCGTATAAATCTACCGAAGCCGCCTGCGAGTACTTGCAATTTTTATACGATATGTTTGGCGACTGGCAAATGGTTTTGGCTGCCTACAACAGCGGTCCGGGAAATGTGAGCAAAGCCATCAGGCGCTCGGGAGGAAAAACAACTTACTGGGAAATCCGCCCGTATCTTCCGCGCGAAACACAGGGATATGTTCCCGCTTTCATCGCGGTTAATTATGTGATGACGCATGCAGAAGAACATAATTTATATCCGGCAATGCCGCGCCTCACCGCTGCAGATGTTGACACATTAAATATTAAACAAGAACTTTCCTTCCAGCAGATTTCAAGAATCCTTGACATTCCTGTGGAAGATATTCAGTACCTGAATCCGTGCTACAAACGCTGCACGGTTCCTTCTTCCGAGGGAGAATGTTATTCACTTTGTTTGCCGATTACAAAAATCGGAATGTTCATAGCGAACGAAGATAAAATTTATGAATACGCAAAAAAAGATTCGCTCATGCAAACGCTCGCCATTCAGCAAATCGTAAAAACCTATGTGGTGAGAAAAGGAGAAACCATGAGCCGAGTGGCGAGAAAATTCGGATGCACGCCCGAAGATATTCAGGCGTGGAATCATTTGCGTTATCCGAAACTTCACAGCGGGCAAGCGCTGACGATTTATATTCCCGTGAAAGGAAATTCATCGGTTGCATCTGTGAAAACAACTTCTGCGGAAAATTCTTCCGCTGCAAAAAAAGTTGAAACAAAAACTTCTGCCGATACAACTTCTGTTGCTGCTTCCGCAAATCAAAAATTCAGAATCGTGACTGTGCGCAAAGGAGATTCGCTCTGGAACATTGCGCAGGAAAACGGAGTAACACTGGAACAACTCAAGCAGTGGAACAATATTCCCGAAGGGAAAATTATTCCCGGGCAGAAATTAAAAATTCTTTCCTCACAATAA